One Campylobacter concisus DNA segment encodes these proteins:
- a CDS encoding Na+/H+ antiporter NhaC family protein, whose amino-acid sequence MLLFNPVVFSILVMTVLCLLRFNILLSILISALVAGVMYKHGFSGFESGLASGFESFFSALKETTQSLISGMQGNLETSLSYILLGALAAAIANTNLTAILINAMSKFLSSNKVIFTLTIAFIACLSQNLIPVHIAFIPILIPPLLALMNKMGIDRRAVACALTFGLQAPYVSLSVGFGLLFHNILKKELANNGINTTISDISSVMWIGGASMLVGLIVAIFVYGRKRVYKTSKFEKAELDEIERAKGLEMTKKEWAVLAGAVVAFVVQIYTSLLPLGALLGLLVMVVFGGIEYKKVDKIMDNGLAMMGFIAFIMLVAAGYGTILRESGGIDELVKYASLVSGGKIGGAFLMLLIGLLVTMGIGTSFGTIPILASIYVPLCLSLGFGVPAIILLVGIAAALGDAGSPASDSTLGPTSGLNADGEHNHIYDTCVPTFIFFNIPLIIGGIVGAMILG is encoded by the coding sequence ATGCTTCTCTTTAACCCTGTTGTTTTTAGCATTTTGGTGATGACAGTGCTATGTTTGCTGCGCTTTAACATCCTGCTTTCTATCCTCATCTCAGCCCTTGTCGCTGGTGTCATGTATAAGCATGGTTTTAGCGGATTTGAAAGCGGTTTGGCAAGCGGTTTTGAGAGCTTTTTTTCGGCTCTAAAAGAGACCACGCAAAGCCTCATAAGTGGCATGCAAGGCAACCTTGAGACCTCGCTAAGCTACATTTTATTAGGCGCTCTTGCAGCTGCCATCGCAAATACAAATTTAACAGCCATCTTGATAAATGCAATGAGTAAATTTCTTAGCTCAAATAAGGTGATATTCACGCTAACCATCGCATTTATCGCTTGTTTGTCTCAAAACTTGATCCCAGTTCATATAGCCTTCATACCTATCTTGATCCCGCCACTTCTTGCCCTTATGAATAAGATGGGTATAGATAGACGTGCGGTGGCTTGCGCTCTTACATTTGGTCTGCAAGCGCCTTATGTAAGCCTTAGCGTTGGCTTTGGTCTGCTTTTTCACAATATCCTTAAAAAAGAGCTAGCAAACAACGGCATAAACACAACCATCTCGGATATCTCATCGGTAATGTGGATCGGCGGTGCGTCGATGTTAGTTGGCCTTATCGTCGCTATCTTTGTCTATGGCAGAAAACGCGTTTATAAAACATCTAAATTTGAAAAGGCCGAGCTTGATGAGATCGAGCGCGCAAAAGGCCTTGAGATGACTAAAAAAGAGTGGGCGGTCTTAGCTGGTGCGGTTGTCGCCTTTGTCGTGCAAATTTACACTTCGCTCTTGCCACTTGGCGCGCTACTTGGACTTTTGGTCATGGTCGTTTTTGGAGGCATCGAATATAAAAAAGTAGATAAGATCATGGATAATGGCCTTGCTATGATGGGCTTTATCGCATTTATCATGCTTGTTGCTGCGGGATATGGCACCATTTTAAGAGAGAGTGGCGGTATAGACGAGCTTGTAAAATACGCCAGCTTGGTCTCTGGCGGCAAGATAGGCGGAGCATTTTTGATGCTACTTATCGGACTTTTAGTCACGATGGGTATAGGCACTAGCTTTGGCACTATACCTATCTTAGCCTCTATCTACGTGCCACTTTGTCTTAGCCTTGGCTTTGGCGTGCCAGCTATCATCTTGCTAGTTGGTATAGCTGCAGCTCTGGGCGACGCTGGAAGCCCAGCAAGCGACAGCACACTTGGGCCAACGAGCGGTCTAAATGCTGATGGTGAGCACAACCACATATATGATACTTGCGTGCCTACATTTATATTTTTTAACATCCCACTAATCATCGGTGGCATCGTAGGAGCCATGATACTTGGATAA
- a CDS encoding formate dehydrogenase gives MQTNIDYAKYETMTRKALFNSLEKEEKKLNSLQDTLKKQSELILYLKKKIKSKLDEPKDYELLKSPSIKKLDMEFKKLSKAEQEALIAEVKTEMGV, from the coding sequence ATGCAAACAAATATTGACTATGCAAAATATGAGACTATGACACGTAAAGCATTGTTTAATTCTCTTGAAAAAGAAGAAAAAAAACTAAATTCATTGCAAGATACTTTAAAAAAACAATCAGAACTAATCCTTTATCTTAAAAAAAAGATAAAAAGCAAACTGGATGAGCCAAAAGATTATGAACTTTTAAAGTCTCCAAGCATAAAAAAACTCGATATGGAATTTAAAAAACTCTCAAAAGCAGAGCAAGAAGCACTAATAGCTGAAGTTAAAACCGAAATGGGCGTTTAG
- a CDS encoding type II toxin-antitoxin system RelE family toxin — protein MYKIVIKRSADKQLDKISKGDLRAALKIHTFLKELEKVENPFATNNAEKMQGYDNRWRWRVGIHYRIIGLKQDEILTIEIIEISSREKAY, from the coding sequence GTGTATAAAATAGTCATTAAACGCTCTGCTGACAAACAACTAGATAAAATTTCAAAAGGTGATCTAAGAGCAGCTCTAAAAATACACACCTTTCTAAAAGAGCTTGAAAAAGTAGAAAATCCTTTTGCGACAAATAACGCAGAAAAGATGCAGGGCTATGATAATCGCTGGCGTTGGAGAGTTGGCATACATTACCGCATAATAGGGCTTAAGCAAGATGAAATTTTAACTATTGAGATAATAGAAATTTCATCACGAGAAAAAGCATACTAA
- the flgE gene encoding flagellar hook protein FlgE, whose translation MMRSLWSGVSGLQAHQIAMDVEGNNIANVNTYGFKYNRANFADILSQTPRVATAPQGQLGGQNAMQIGLGTTINSTTRIFSQGTLTDTTKQTDLALQGNGFFVVSPDGGTTRYYTRNGDFVRDKAGNFVNNSGYIVQGWTRDDETGTIDSTGPISNIVIKEGLTTPARATTEVKIKGNLDSGNSIGQRSTPIYALDSVAGGRDYNNDGILNANEVHNENDTNNDEFYTNSRNEQILTERGVDLGVTFDELGNGLALRDGQGIWVSYANAKTEKFSVGSALAQNIGQINPPATLDITLNGQNIKTQAGTMTSISDVAAAINAQYNKTGVRAEISEGNKLTLINRNNSGTTEETKNIHLTVNAGNTVGGLASKDIITAYQYVYTSSQTTAVHPNNDKIARQITTTEDLRAAMQEDARNHVDYNGDGQIRANSDALDAAKLATAAHKVAPGTGGAAITNPAYALAYNNAYAAAAGTPDQKHAAGVAALQAAAGDDTNDGVKITVNKLGQFQLENPTNEMADQALYMTTTGLTKPAQGTNNAAVNENVRFTNIMKALDGALSPGQALRASGKMMMSSHGSTAEIFDSLGSKHTVSIKWAKVGTTTDGGTEWNMIIQVPEPAKINYTGEGPDNVVTGSLRFNSNGSLASFHPATITFSANNGSQSGQNVSLNFGLGTDFNGLTSFDKDSSTESISQDGYTGGTLNDLKIDETGTIIGAFTNGQSFGLAQVALASFTNNEGLQSEGGNVFSQTANSGEAVIGAAGTGDKGTIAASKLEASNVDLSRALTDLIVIQRGFQANSKTITTSDEMLNTLLQLKQ comes from the coding sequence ATGATGAGATCACTTTGGTCTGGTGTTTCAGGCCTACAAGCCCACCAGATAGCCATGGACGTAGAAGGCAACAATATCGCAAACGTCAATACCTATGGTTTTAAATACAACCGCGCAAATTTTGCTGATATACTAAGCCAAACTCCAAGAGTAGCTACCGCTCCACAAGGTCAGCTAGGCGGTCAAAACGCTATGCAAATAGGTCTAGGAACGACCATAAACTCAACTACAAGAATTTTCTCACAAGGCACACTAACAGACACTACTAAGCAAACCGACCTTGCTCTTCAGGGAAATGGCTTTTTTGTCGTCTCTCCAGATGGCGGAACGACAAGATACTATACAAGAAACGGCGACTTTGTTCGTGATAAGGCTGGTAACTTCGTAAACAACAGCGGATACATCGTTCAAGGCTGGACTAGAGATGATGAGACTGGCACTATCGACTCAACAGGCCCTATAAGCAACATCGTCATCAAAGAAGGTCTTACAACTCCAGCAAGAGCGACAACAGAAGTTAAAATAAAAGGCAACCTCGACTCAGGTAACAGCATCGGTCAAAGAAGCACGCCTATATACGCTCTTGATTCAGTTGCTGGCGGACGTGACTACAATAACGATGGAATTTTAAATGCCAACGAAGTTCATAACGAAAACGATACAAACAACGATGAATTTTATACAAACTCAAGAAACGAGCAAATTTTAACAGAGCGTGGTGTCGATCTTGGCGTTACATTTGACGAGCTTGGAAACGGTCTTGCTCTAAGAGATGGTCAAGGTATCTGGGTAAGCTACGCAAATGCTAAGACTGAGAAATTTTCAGTAGGTAGCGCTCTAGCACAAAACATAGGTCAGATCAACCCACCAGCTACACTTGATATAACACTAAATGGACAAAATATCAAAACTCAAGCTGGCACAATGACAAGCATCAGTGACGTTGCAGCTGCTATCAACGCTCAGTACAACAAAACTGGTGTTAGAGCTGAAATTTCAGAGGGTAACAAACTAACGCTTATAAACAGAAACAACTCAGGTACAACCGAAGAGACAAAAAACATCCACCTAACAGTAAATGCTGGAAACACAGTTGGCGGTCTAGCTAGTAAAGATATCATAACAGCTTATCAATATGTCTATACAAGCTCACAAACAACAGCTGTTCACCCAAATAACGACAAAATCGCAAGACAAATAACAACAACAGAAGATCTTCGTGCAGCTATGCAAGAGGATGCTAGAAACCACGTTGATTATAACGGCGATGGTCAAATAAGAGCAAACTCTGACGCACTTGATGCAGCAAAACTTGCAACTGCCGCTCACAAGGTAGCCCCTGGTACAGGTGGTGCAGCTATAACAAATCCAGCCTATGCACTAGCATATAACAACGCTTATGCAGCAGCAGCTGGCACACCTGATCAAAAACACGCAGCAGGTGTTGCTGCACTTCAAGCAGCAGCTGGAGATGATACAAACGACGGCGTAAAGATCACTGTAAATAAACTAGGTCAATTTCAACTAGAAAACCCTACAAACGAAATGGCTGATCAAGCACTTTATATGACCACAACTGGTCTTACAAAACCAGCTCAAGGCACAAACAACGCAGCAGTAAATGAAAACGTTCGCTTTACAAATATCATGAAAGCACTTGATGGCGCACTAAGCCCAGGTCAAGCCCTAAGAGCGAGCGGTAAGATGATGATGTCAAGCCACGGCTCAACGGCTGAAATTTTTGACTCACTTGGCTCAAAACACACAGTTAGTATCAAATGGGCAAAAGTAGGCACTACAACAGATGGTGGAACTGAGTGGAATATGATCATCCAAGTGCCAGAGCCTGCTAAGATAAACTACACAGGTGAGGGTCCAGATAACGTCGTAACTGGTTCATTGAGATTTAACTCAAATGGCTCACTTGCTAGCTTTCACCCAGCTACGATAACATTTTCAGCTAACAATGGCTCACAAAGTGGTCAAAATGTTAGTTTGAATTTTGGTTTGGGAACTGATTTTAACGGACTAACAAGCTTTGATAAAGACTCTTCAACTGAGTCTATCTCACAAGATGGCTACACAGGTGGCACACTAAATGACCTAAAGATCGACGAAACTGGTACGATTATCGGTGCATTTACAAACGGCCAAAGCTTTGGTCTAGCTCAAGTTGCACTTGCTAGCTTTACAAACAACGAGGGTCTTCAAAGTGAGGGCGGAAACGTCTTTTCACAAACAGCAAACTCAGGCGAAGCAGTCATAGGCGCAGCAGGCACTGGCGATAAAGGAACGATCGCGGCTTCAAAACTAGAAGCTAGTAACGTCGATCTAAGCCGTGCGCTAACAGATCTTATCGTCATCCAAAGAGGCTTTCAAGCAAACTCAAAAACTATCACAACAAGTGACGAGATGCTAAACACACTTCTTCAACTAAAACAATAA
- the thyX gene encoding FAD-dependent thymidylate synthase: MQVTLLNHTPLNICSHAIRTCWQSFDKGDNGGEKDVELIDRVGNKFKHASTLEHLYYNFYIQGISRALLQELARHRIASLSVKSTRYTLKELKKEDKFEVGQFERASKFIVLTNDEVVDNASIKALENLREILASTTKSLDIVKYCLPECYKTELTWSINARSLQNFISLRSSKSALWEIRNLANAIYDALPNEHKFIFEKCLPEDEQN, from the coding sequence ATGCAAGTAACACTTCTAAATCACACTCCACTAAATATCTGCTCTCACGCGATCCGCACATGCTGGCAAAGCTTTGACAAAGGCGACAATGGCGGCGAAAAAGACGTCGAGCTGATAGATAGGGTGGGTAATAAATTTAAACATGCATCAACGCTGGAGCATCTTTACTACAACTTCTACATCCAAGGCATCTCGCGCGCACTACTTCAAGAGCTAGCTCGCCACCGCATAGCGAGCCTAAGCGTCAAATCAACCCGCTACACGCTAAAAGAGCTAAAAAAAGAGGATAAATTTGAAGTAGGGCAGTTTGAGCGTGCGTCTAAATTTATCGTGCTAACAAATGACGAAGTGGTCGATAACGCAAGCATAAAAGCGCTTGAAAATTTACGTGAAATTTTAGCCTCAACTACAAAAAGCCTTGATATAGTTAAATACTGCTTACCAGAGTGCTATAAAACCGAGCTTACATGGAGCATAAACGCTAGAAGCTTGCAAAATTTCATCTCTCTAAGAAGCTCAAAGTCAGCCCTTTGGGAGATAAGAAATTTAGCAAATGCTATCTACGACGCCCTACCAAATGAGCATAAATTTATCTTTGAAAAATGCTTGCCAGAGGATGAGCAAAACTAA
- a CDS encoding DNA adenine methylase: MKPAKQENQAYLKEQILTYLGNKRSLLGFIERGVKYAKDELKKEKLSCCDLFSGSGVVARFLKQNSEFLVANDLELYSFITNSCYLQNATNELKDEINFWQKKLEKEIEENLSEGFITRLYAPQDDENIAFGERVFYTKKNAKFIDTARRLIDEILPAEMRKFFIAPLLYNASVHANTSGIFKGFHKNKEGIGQFGGHGQNAISRITSDINLTKPIFSNFSVPFEVYQKDANLLAKELDGLDLVYLDPPYNQHPYGSNYFMLNLIASYTEPNKISKVSGISKDWNRSVFNKKSSASEAFFELIANLRAKFVLISFNSEGFINQDEFDKNLNKMGKVHLLRQKYNAYRGSRNLKARNIHVDELLYVLQK, from the coding sequence TTGAAGCCAGCTAAACAAGAAAATCAAGCCTATCTAAAAGAGCAAATTTTAACCTATCTTGGTAACAAACGCTCTCTTTTAGGCTTTATCGAGCGAGGCGTAAAATACGCAAAAGACGAGCTTAAAAAAGAGAAGCTTAGCTGCTGTGACCTCTTTAGTGGAAGCGGCGTGGTGGCTAGGTTTTTAAAACAAAATAGCGAATTTCTAGTCGCCAACGACTTGGAGCTTTATAGCTTCATCACAAACTCATGCTACCTGCAAAACGCCACAAACGAGCTAAAAGATGAGATAAATTTCTGGCAAAAAAAGCTTGAAAAAGAGATAGAAGAAAACCTTTCTGAGGGCTTTATAACAAGGCTTTATGCTCCACAAGATGATGAAAATATCGCTTTTGGCGAGCGGGTCTTTTACACAAAGAAAAATGCCAAATTCATTGACACTGCAAGAAGGCTCATAGATGAGATATTGCCGGCTGAAATGAGAAAATTTTTCATAGCACCGCTACTTTATAATGCAAGCGTGCATGCAAATACGAGTGGAATTTTTAAAGGTTTTCATAAAAATAAAGAGGGTATCGGTCAGTTTGGCGGACATGGGCAAAATGCCATCTCAAGGATCACTTCTGATATAAATTTGACAAAACCCATCTTTTCAAATTTTAGCGTGCCATTTGAGGTCTATCAAAAGGATGCAAATTTGCTAGCAAAAGAGCTTGATGGGCTTGATCTAGTCTATCTTGATCCACCTTATAACCAGCACCCATACGGCTCAAACTACTTCATGCTAAATCTCATCGCAAGCTACACTGAGCCAAATAAAATTTCAAAGGTTTCAGGTATCTCAAAGGACTGGAACAGATCAGTTTTTAATAAAAAATCGTCAGCAAGCGAGGCATTTTTTGAACTCATAGCAAATTTAAGGGCTAAATTTGTGCTTATCTCGTTTAACTCAGAGGGCTTTATAAACCAAGATGAATTTGACAAAAACCTAAATAAAATGGGCAAAGTTCATCTACTTCGCCAAAAGTATAATGCCTACCGCGGCAGCAGAAATTTAAAAGCTAGAAACATCCACGTAGACGAACTTCTCTACGTTTTACAAAAGTAA